Proteins from a genomic interval of Osmia bicornis bicornis chromosome 11, iOsmBic2.1, whole genome shotgun sequence:
- the LOC114878927 gene encoding importin-11 isoform X1, producing MDVAVIEVLQQAGSQDPNVLKPAEQTLKQWETERGFYTALYNVFSNHSLTINIRWMAILCFKNGVDRYWRKNAPNAIAEDEKEFLRQRLIENFEEPVNQLAVQLAALIAKIARFDCPREWGTLIPRLLDVIRGQNPLAQHRALLTLHHVVKTLASKCLLGDRRLFQELTVNVFNFILNLWNTYTESFLIMASNGADTSQIQEALEKALLLLRILRKLVVNGFNKPSESQDAILFLEIVFERARTCLECRKTLISRGIQMEVCDKFIIHLTKVLLGVLEIHPFCYIELIPTSLEFSVFYCFTEAGQALTFERFIIQCLNLMKGILSTYYKPAKDIEDTKNPLKLRANQLTQDFFTPETLTEICSRLVTHYFLLTPADLELWDTDPENFVVDDCGESWKYSLRPCTESLFLAIFHRFREVLATVLVGLMQSHHQPVDPNNLHAILLKDAVYNAVGLAAFDLYDEVNFDQWFSTTLKEELKIQSNNYRIIRRRVCWLIGRWTSVKLSAELRPELYELMVEVLSPEEDLGVRLAASDALKLAIDDFQFNPEEFSPYLEPAFSLLFSLLKEVKECDTKMHILYVLSFMIERVGSEINPHVGALSSYLPALWQQSEEHNMLRCAIISTLIHLEKALGPDSVVLEPLVVGVIALSCDVNHESHVYLLEDGLRLWLTLLENAPAPTPAVMDLAKNLPALLEQSYENLKLCLYIVQAYVVLNPQEFLSQRGAIIIETLRSLLGDLRAEGILMIMIVLEICLCASPRQSAELIKPVLIYIFENAYKGEDSMKLMTMYLSIIARVLWFYKDIFIQIISELTRKVAGNEGREEAVLGQIIRVWVNRMTFTIQPERRKLLSLALCSLLGANSPPSVLQHFPLIISNIVETLNDMTKYDNIGYDIEHAIDSLSLSGQPSPSQYEDEDYGNKHEQRKKRLAFSDPLSRVSLKDTLQNQLIALRRLVGDNQYSRLMLTISPEIEEQLKHYVSI from the exons ATGGATGTGGCAGTGATAGAAGTCCTTCAACAAGCGGGTAGTCAAGATCCTAATGTTTTAAAACCAGCTGAACAAACATTAAAACAATGGGAAACTGAAAGAGGATTCTATACTGCATTATAT AATGTATTTTCTAACCATTCCTTGACTATCAATATCAGATGGATGgcaattttatgttttaaaaatgGAGTTGACAGGTATTGGAGAAAGAATGCACCAAA TGCAATTGCAGAAGATGAAAAAGAATTCCTTAGACAAcgtttaatagaaaattttgaagaacCTGTAAATCAGTTAGCTGTACAATTGGCAGCTCTTATTGCCAAAATTGCAAG ATTTGATTGCCCCAGAGAATGGGGTACATTAATTCCAAGATTATTGGATGTCATAAGAGGACAAAATCCTTTAGCACAACATCGAGCACTGTTAACATTACATCATGTTGTTAAAACCTTAGCTTCTAAGTGTTTACTTGGAGATAGACGGCTCTTCCAAGAATTAACTGTTAATgtgttcaattttattttgaatttatggAACACATATACTGAATCCTTTCTTATAATGGCATCAAATGGAGCAGATACAAGTCAGATACAAGAAGCTTTAGAAAAAGCGTTACTTTTATTAAGAATACTTAGAAAACTTGTTGTAAATGGTTTCAATAAACCTTCAGAATCTCAAGATGCTATATTGTTCTTAGAAATCGTTTTCGAACGCGCAAGAACGTGTCTCGAGTGTC GGAAAACATTAATTTCTAGGGGTATACAGATGGAGGTATGCGATAAATTTATCATTCATTTAACCAAAGTATTGTTAGGAGTATTAGAGATACATCCATTTTGCTATATTGAATTGATACCAACATCCTTAGAATTTTCggttttttattgttttactGAAGCTGGTCAAGCTTTAACATTTGAGAGATTCATTATACAATGTTTGAACTTAATGAAGGGCATTTTGTCGACGTACTACAAACCTGCTAAAGATATCGAAG ACACAAAAAATCCGTTAAAATTAAGAGCAAATCAGTTGACGCAAGATTTTTTCACACCTGAAACATTAACTGAAATTTGTTCAAGACTCGTGACACATTACTTTCTTTTAACTCCTGCTGATTTGGAGTTATGGGATACAGATCCAGAGAATTTCG TTGTTGACGATTGCGGTGAATCATGGAAGTACAGTTTAAGG ccTTGCACGGAGTCTTTATTTTTAGCGATTTTCCATCGCTTTAGAGAAGTTCTTGCAACAGTGTTAGTCGGGTTGATGCAAAGTCATCATCAACCTGTAGATCCAAATAATTTGCATGCTATTCTATTAAAAGATGCAGTATATAATGCAGTTGGTTTGGCTGCTTTTGATTTATATGATGAG GTAAATTTTGATCAGTGGTTTTCAACAACtttaaaagaagaattgaaaattcaaagtaaTAATTATAGAATTATTAGAAGACGTGTATGTTGGCTTATTGGCCGATGGACAA GTGTAAAATTAAGTGCAGAACTTAGACCAGAGTTGTACGAGCTTATGGTTGAAGTTCTAAGTCCTGAAGAAGATTTAGGTGTCCGTTTGGCAGCAAGCGATGCATTGAAACTTGCAATAGACGATTTCCAATTTAATCCGGAAGAATTCTCTCCTTATTTAGAGCCAgcgttttctttattattttctcttttgaAAGAAGTCAAAGAATGTGATACGAAA atgCATATTTTATACGTGTTATCGTTTATGATCGAACGTGTTGGTAGCGAAATCAATCCACATGTTGGAGCGCTTAGTTCATATCTGCCGGCTCTTTGGCAACAATCCGAAGAACATAATATGTTAAGATGCGCTATTATTTCAACACTTATACATCTAGAAAAA GCATTAGGCCCTGACAGCGTTGTTCTGGAACCACTGGTAGTAGGTGTCATTGCATTAAGTTGCGATGTTAACCATGAAAGCCATGTTTATTTGTTAGAAGACGGGTTACGGTTGTGGTTAACTTTATTGGAAAACGCACCTGCACCAACGCCAGCCGTAATGGATTTGGCTAAAAATTTGCCAGCTTTATTAG AACAATCCtacgaaaatttaaaattatgtcTGTACATAGTTCAAGCGTATGTAGTATTAAATCCTCAAGAATTTTTAAGTCAAAGGGGAGCAATCATAATCGAAACGCTTAGGTCACTTCTAGGAGATCTACGAGCAGAGGGAATATTAATGATTATGATTGTACTTGAAATCTGCTTATGTGCTTCACCCCGACAAAGTGCAGAACTGATTAAACCtgttttaatatatatatttga gaACGCATATAAAGGCGAGGACTCTATGAAGTTGATGACTATGTATTTATCTATTATAGCAAGAGTTTTATGGTTTtataaagatatttttatacag ATAATAAGTGAATTGACGAGAAAAGTGGCTGGAAATGAAGGAAGGGAGGAAGCTGTACTTGGACAAATAATACGTGTATGGGTTAACCGAATGACATTTACTATTCAGCCAGAAAGACGTAAATTATTATCTCTTGCACTCTGTTCACTCCTTGGAGCGAACAGTCCTCCTAGCGTTCTTCAACACTTCCCattaataatatctaataTCGTCGAAACTCTTAATGACATGACTAAGTATGATAATATAGGATACGATATCGAGCATGCTATTGA TTCTTTATCGCTTAGCGGACAACCAAGTCCATCGCAATACGAGGACGAAGATTATGGAAATAAGCACGAACAGCGGAAAAAAAGGCTTGCTTTCAGTGATCCTTTATCTCGTGTATCTTTAAAAGATACGTTACAAAATCAG TTAATTGCACTGCGCAGGTTAGTTGGAGATAATCAGTACAGCCGATTAATGTTAACTATTAGTCCTGAAATTGAGGAACAACTTAAACACTACGTATCTATATGA
- the LOC114878927 gene encoding importin-11 isoform X2: MDVAVIEVLQQAGSQDPNVLKPAEQTLKQWETERGFYTALYNVFSNHSLTINIRWMAILCFKNGVDRYWRKNAPNAIAEDEKEFLRQRLIENFEEPVNQLAVQLAALIAKIARFDCPREWGTLIPRLLDVIRGQNPLAQHRALLTLHHVVKTLASKCLLGDRRLFQELTVNVFNFILNLWNTYTESFLIMASNGADTSQIQEALEKALLLLRILRKLVVNGFNKPSESQDAILFLEIVFERARTCLECRKTLISRGIQMEVCDKFIIHLTKVLLGVLEIHPFCYIELIPTSLEFSVFYCFTEAGQALTFERFIIQCLNLMKGILSTYYKPAKDIEDTKNPLKLRANQLTQDFFTPETLTEICSRLVTHYFLLTPADLELWDTDPENFVVDDCGESWKYSLRPCTESLFLAIFHRFREVLATVLVGLMQSHHQPVDPNNLHAILLKDAVYNAVGLAAFDLYDEVNFDQWFSTTLKEELKIQSNNYRIIRRRVCWLIGRWTSVKLSAELRPELYELMVEVLSPEEDLGVRLAASDALKLAIDDFQFNPEEFSPYLEPAFSLLFSLLKEVKECDTKMHILYVLSFMIERVGSEINPHVGALSSYLPALWQQSEEHNMLRCAIISTLIHLEKALGPDSVVLEPLVVGVIALSCDVNHESHVYLLEDGLRLWLTLLENAPAPTPAVMDLAKNLPALLEQSYENLKLCLYIVQAYVVLNPQEFLSQRGAIIIETLRSLLGDLRAEGILMIMIVLEICLCASPRQSAELIKPVLIYIFENAYKGEDSMKLMTMYLSIIARVLWFYKDIFIQIISELTRKVAGNEGREEAVLGQIIRVWVNRMTFTIQPERRKLLSLALCSLLGANSPPSVLQHFPLIISNIVETLNDMTKYDNIGYDIEHAIDGQPSPSQYEDEDYGNKHEQRKKRLAFSDPLSRVSLKDTLQNQLIALRRLVGDNQYSRLMLTISPEIEEQLKHYVSI, from the exons ATGGATGTGGCAGTGATAGAAGTCCTTCAACAAGCGGGTAGTCAAGATCCTAATGTTTTAAAACCAGCTGAACAAACATTAAAACAATGGGAAACTGAAAGAGGATTCTATACTGCATTATAT AATGTATTTTCTAACCATTCCTTGACTATCAATATCAGATGGATGgcaattttatgttttaaaaatgGAGTTGACAGGTATTGGAGAAAGAATGCACCAAA TGCAATTGCAGAAGATGAAAAAGAATTCCTTAGACAAcgtttaatagaaaattttgaagaacCTGTAAATCAGTTAGCTGTACAATTGGCAGCTCTTATTGCCAAAATTGCAAG ATTTGATTGCCCCAGAGAATGGGGTACATTAATTCCAAGATTATTGGATGTCATAAGAGGACAAAATCCTTTAGCACAACATCGAGCACTGTTAACATTACATCATGTTGTTAAAACCTTAGCTTCTAAGTGTTTACTTGGAGATAGACGGCTCTTCCAAGAATTAACTGTTAATgtgttcaattttattttgaatttatggAACACATATACTGAATCCTTTCTTATAATGGCATCAAATGGAGCAGATACAAGTCAGATACAAGAAGCTTTAGAAAAAGCGTTACTTTTATTAAGAATACTTAGAAAACTTGTTGTAAATGGTTTCAATAAACCTTCAGAATCTCAAGATGCTATATTGTTCTTAGAAATCGTTTTCGAACGCGCAAGAACGTGTCTCGAGTGTC GGAAAACATTAATTTCTAGGGGTATACAGATGGAGGTATGCGATAAATTTATCATTCATTTAACCAAAGTATTGTTAGGAGTATTAGAGATACATCCATTTTGCTATATTGAATTGATACCAACATCCTTAGAATTTTCggttttttattgttttactGAAGCTGGTCAAGCTTTAACATTTGAGAGATTCATTATACAATGTTTGAACTTAATGAAGGGCATTTTGTCGACGTACTACAAACCTGCTAAAGATATCGAAG ACACAAAAAATCCGTTAAAATTAAGAGCAAATCAGTTGACGCAAGATTTTTTCACACCTGAAACATTAACTGAAATTTGTTCAAGACTCGTGACACATTACTTTCTTTTAACTCCTGCTGATTTGGAGTTATGGGATACAGATCCAGAGAATTTCG TTGTTGACGATTGCGGTGAATCATGGAAGTACAGTTTAAGG ccTTGCACGGAGTCTTTATTTTTAGCGATTTTCCATCGCTTTAGAGAAGTTCTTGCAACAGTGTTAGTCGGGTTGATGCAAAGTCATCATCAACCTGTAGATCCAAATAATTTGCATGCTATTCTATTAAAAGATGCAGTATATAATGCAGTTGGTTTGGCTGCTTTTGATTTATATGATGAG GTAAATTTTGATCAGTGGTTTTCAACAACtttaaaagaagaattgaaaattcaaagtaaTAATTATAGAATTATTAGAAGACGTGTATGTTGGCTTATTGGCCGATGGACAA GTGTAAAATTAAGTGCAGAACTTAGACCAGAGTTGTACGAGCTTATGGTTGAAGTTCTAAGTCCTGAAGAAGATTTAGGTGTCCGTTTGGCAGCAAGCGATGCATTGAAACTTGCAATAGACGATTTCCAATTTAATCCGGAAGAATTCTCTCCTTATTTAGAGCCAgcgttttctttattattttctcttttgaAAGAAGTCAAAGAATGTGATACGAAA atgCATATTTTATACGTGTTATCGTTTATGATCGAACGTGTTGGTAGCGAAATCAATCCACATGTTGGAGCGCTTAGTTCATATCTGCCGGCTCTTTGGCAACAATCCGAAGAACATAATATGTTAAGATGCGCTATTATTTCAACACTTATACATCTAGAAAAA GCATTAGGCCCTGACAGCGTTGTTCTGGAACCACTGGTAGTAGGTGTCATTGCATTAAGTTGCGATGTTAACCATGAAAGCCATGTTTATTTGTTAGAAGACGGGTTACGGTTGTGGTTAACTTTATTGGAAAACGCACCTGCACCAACGCCAGCCGTAATGGATTTGGCTAAAAATTTGCCAGCTTTATTAG AACAATCCtacgaaaatttaaaattatgtcTGTACATAGTTCAAGCGTATGTAGTATTAAATCCTCAAGAATTTTTAAGTCAAAGGGGAGCAATCATAATCGAAACGCTTAGGTCACTTCTAGGAGATCTACGAGCAGAGGGAATATTAATGATTATGATTGTACTTGAAATCTGCTTATGTGCTTCACCCCGACAAAGTGCAGAACTGATTAAACCtgttttaatatatatatttga gaACGCATATAAAGGCGAGGACTCTATGAAGTTGATGACTATGTATTTATCTATTATAGCAAGAGTTTTATGGTTTtataaagatatttttatacag ATAATAAGTGAATTGACGAGAAAAGTGGCTGGAAATGAAGGAAGGGAGGAAGCTGTACTTGGACAAATAATACGTGTATGGGTTAACCGAATGACATTTACTATTCAGCCAGAAAGACGTAAATTATTATCTCTTGCACTCTGTTCACTCCTTGGAGCGAACAGTCCTCCTAGCGTTCTTCAACACTTCCCattaataatatctaataTCGTCGAAACTCTTAATGACATGACTAAGTATGATAATATAGGATACGATATCGAGCATGCTATTGA CGGACAACCAAGTCCATCGCAATACGAGGACGAAGATTATGGAAATAAGCACGAACAGCGGAAAAAAAGGCTTGCTTTCAGTGATCCTTTATCTCGTGTATCTTTAAAAGATACGTTACAAAATCAG TTAATTGCACTGCGCAGGTTAGTTGGAGATAATCAGTACAGCCGATTAATGTTAACTATTAGTCCTGAAATTGAGGAACAACTTAAACACTACGTATCTATATGA
- the LOC114878933 gene encoding 40S ribosomal protein S6, which yields MKLNVSYPATGCQKLFEISDEHKLRIFYEKRMGAEVEADALGNEWKGYVVRVSGGNDKQGFPMKQGVLTNGRVRLLLSKGHSCYRPRRDGERKRKSVRGCIVDSNLSVLALVIVKKGEKEIPGLTDTNVPRRLGPKRASRIRKLFNLTKEDDVRQFVVKRPVQKEGKKERFKAPKIQRLITPLTLQRKRHRVALKRRRSLARKQQAADYAKLLAQRQKEAKNRRQEELKRRRSASMRDSKSSNQSAPTTQK from the exons ATGAAG ctGAACGTATCATATCCCGCTACGGGATGTCAGAAACTCTTTGAGATTTCAGATGAACATAAGCTAAGAATTTTTTATGAAAAGCGTATGGGTGCTGAAGTGGAAGCTGATGCACTAGGTAATGAATGGAAGGGATATGTTGTCCGTGTCTCTGGTGGAAATGACAAACAAGGGTTTCCAATGAAACAGGGTGTCCTGACAAATG GACGTGTACGCTTACTACTCTCAAAGGGACACTCTTGCTACAGACCTAGACGCGATGGTGAACGTAAACGTAAATCTGTTCGCGGATGTATCGTTGACTCAAATCTCTCTGTACTTGCCCTTGTTATTGTTAAGAAAGGAGAGAAG GAAATTCCGGGATTAACCGACACAAACGTACCACGACGTTTGGGACCTAAAAGAGCAAGCAGAATTCGTAAGCTCTTCAATTTAACTAAAGAAGATGATGTGCGTCAGTTCGTTGTAAAACGACCAGTTCAAAAGGAGGGCAAGAAAGAACGTTTTAAGGCACCGAAAATTCAGCGTCTTATTACGCCGCTTACTCTGCAG AGGAAACGACATAGGGTGGCTTTGAAGAGAAGGCGCAGTCTAGCCCGTAAACAACAGGCAGCAGATTATGCAAAATTATTAGCACAAAGGCAAAAGGAGGCAAAGAACAGGCGCCAGGAAGAATTGAAACGAAGGCGCAGTGCTTCTATGCGAGATTCAAAATCATCCAATCAGTCAGCACCTACAACACAAAAGTAA
- the LOC114878930 gene encoding uncharacterized protein LOC114878930 isoform X1, which yields MSASALKSTIPGVGTSPTSTSHSILPMNAMAQKVVSGSEPGSMKPLSGTGLSYVTLQPPSQPLSLVQDHRPSVYQTPPYISSNSEKDSEMEKLIPNGVEIIKTETEQNISAAIKQSEANRNNNLSPDNPTQEPQKEVESEQETTPANLDFPALCPQVQNKVEEKKTPVNNGSKESEAVPNNTTLQTKSSTHKPEDTPVKTDSQKPKATSQSIKHVPDSSVTPQSNNPPKVETKSTGSPKANKRKSRELKDLKGTPTVSDGASKPKRNRIQTQPYQSPLPEIALLVKNLNKPPPSKASDDKLIVFYKNEFLAVRNAEGSFYVCQAMQNIYKSSRRIRIRWLSQDKNNGEIYSPDFYDFIDFDCILTNLNLNKIDKNKFQLTKIELLRTENILKRAIDVEAGVSEKPRVTEEHPDGLDLSLYKDESQLKKRKNYNLHKQKQSLRKKSKQIESSSEDDTLDEESGKKSPKSSRSKKRTVNKALAIAKSVAKGSSRAERALNRNTKSESEGATTDATNTTTTTVTTVANTVASVDSNATKNNTDVKKSENKKITKQQSNNTTSGVSRTKLRAPAQNTSQSNKAAGRPKRTPAASGVQATEETTPRKKPRGRA from the exons ATGAGTGCATCGGCCTTAAAATCAACGATACCTGGAGTAGGTACTTCTCCAACATCTACCAGCCATTCTATTCTACCTATGAATGCAATGGCACAAAAGGTTGTATCGGGATCAGAACCAGGGTCTATGAAGCCTTTATCAGGAACTGGATTAAGCTATGTTACATTGCAACCACCCAGTCAGCCTTTAAGCTTAGTGCAAGATCATAGACCTTCCGTGTATCAAACACCCCCATATATAAGCAGTAATTCTGAAAAGGATTCTGAAATGGAGAAACTAATTCCAAATGGGGTTGAGATTATAAAAACAGAAACAGAGCAAAATATATCTGCTGCTATAAAACAAAGTGAAGCCAACAGAAACAATAATTTAAGTCCAGATAATCCTACGCAAGAGCCACAAAAAGAAGTTGAATCAGAGCAAGAGACGACACCTGCTAACTTAGATTTCCCTG CATTATGTCCACAAGTGCAAAATAAAgttgaagaaaagaagacCCCTGTAAATAATGGTTCAAAAGAATCTGAGGCAGTTCCAAACAATACAACTTTGCAAACAAAATCATCTACGCATAAACCAGAAGACACACCAGTAAAAACTGATAGTCAAAAGCCAAAAGCCACATCTCAAAGCATAAAACATGTACCAGATAGTTCTGTGACACCGCAATCAAACAATCCACCAAAGGTTGAAACAAAAAGCACTGGTTCGCCAAAagcaaataaaagaaaatctaGAGAATTAAAGGATTTAAAAGGAACACCAACAGTTTCGGATGGAGCAAGTAAACCAAAAAGAAATCGAATTCAAACGCAACCTTATCAAAGTCCATTGCCAGAAATTGCATTGCTTgtcaaaaatttaaacaaaccTCCACCGTCGAAAGCTTCCGACGACAAACTTATAGTGTTCTATAA aaatgaatttttggCTGTGAGAAATGCAGAAGGAAGCTTCTATGTATGTCAAGCAAtgcaaaatatatacaaatcGAGCAGACGAATTCGTATACGTTGGCTTTCTCAAGACAAAAACAATGGAGAAATATATTCACCAGATTTTTATGATTTCATAG ATTTCGATTGTATATTAACAAATCTAAATTTGaacaaaattgataaaaacaAATTCCAGTTAACCAAAATAGAGCTTTTACGCACTGAGAATATTTTAAAGAGAGCGATTGATGTTGAAGCTGGCGTGTCTGAAAAACCTCGAGTGACAGAGGAACATCCTGATGGCC TTGACCTTTCACTTTACAAGGATGAATCACAgttaaaaaagagaaaaaattataatttgcacAAACAGAAGCAAAGTTTACGTAAGAAGTCGAAGCAAATTGAAAGTTCTTCCGAGGATGATACCCTTGACGAAGAATCAGGGAAAAAATCACCCAAGTCGAGTCGTTCAAAGAAACGAACGGTTAATAAAGCATTAGCAATAGCTAAATCCGTAGCAAAGGGATCTAGTAGAGCGGAAAGAGCATTAAACAGAAACACTAAGTCTGAAAGTGAAGGTGCTACTACTGATGCTACTAATACCACTACAACTACTGTTACTACTGTTGCTAATACCGTTGCATCGGTAGATTCAAATGCAACTAAAAATAATACCGATGttaaaaaaagtgaaaataaaaagatcaCGAAGCAGCAAAGTAACAACACCACGAGTGGAGTTTCAAGGACAAAGTTACGGG CACCTGCGCAGAACACATCACAGAGTAATAAAGCAGCAGGACGTCCAAAACGTACGCCAGCAGCTTCCGGAGTTCAAGCGACCGAGGAAACAACTCCCCGAAAAAAGCCACGTGGACGAGCATAA
- the LOC114878930 gene encoding uncharacterized protein LOC114878930 isoform X2, which yields MSASALKSTIPGVGTSPTSTSHSILPMNAMAQKVVSGSEPGSMKPLSGTGLSYVTLQPPSQPLSLVQDHRPSVYQTPPYISSNSEKDSEMEKLIPNGVEIIKTETEQNISAAIKQSEANRNNNLSPDNPTQEPQKEVESEQETTPANLDFPALCPQVQNKVEEKKTPVNNGSKESEAVPNNTTLQTKSSTHKPEDTPVKTDSQKPKATSQSIKHVPDSSVTPQSNNPPKVETKSTGSPKANKRKSRELKDLKGTPTVSDGASKPKRNRIQTQPYQSPLPEIALLVKNLNKPPPSKASDDKLIVFYKNEFLAVRNAEGSFYVCQAMQNIYKSSRRIRIRWLSQDKNNGEIYSPDFYDFIDFDCILTNLNLNKIDKNKFQLTKIELLRTENILKRAIDVEAGVSEKPRVTEEHPDGLDLSLYKDESQLKKRKNYNLHKQKQSLRKKSKQIESSSEDDTLDEESGKKSPKSSRSKKRTVNKALAIAKSVAKGSSRAERALNRNTKSESEGATTDATNTTTTTVTTVANTVASVDSNATKNNTDVKKSENKKITKQQSNNTTSGVSRTKLREHITE from the exons ATGAGTGCATCGGCCTTAAAATCAACGATACCTGGAGTAGGTACTTCTCCAACATCTACCAGCCATTCTATTCTACCTATGAATGCAATGGCACAAAAGGTTGTATCGGGATCAGAACCAGGGTCTATGAAGCCTTTATCAGGAACTGGATTAAGCTATGTTACATTGCAACCACCCAGTCAGCCTTTAAGCTTAGTGCAAGATCATAGACCTTCCGTGTATCAAACACCCCCATATATAAGCAGTAATTCTGAAAAGGATTCTGAAATGGAGAAACTAATTCCAAATGGGGTTGAGATTATAAAAACAGAAACAGAGCAAAATATATCTGCTGCTATAAAACAAAGTGAAGCCAACAGAAACAATAATTTAAGTCCAGATAATCCTACGCAAGAGCCACAAAAAGAAGTTGAATCAGAGCAAGAGACGACACCTGCTAACTTAGATTTCCCTG CATTATGTCCACAAGTGCAAAATAAAgttgaagaaaagaagacCCCTGTAAATAATGGTTCAAAAGAATCTGAGGCAGTTCCAAACAATACAACTTTGCAAACAAAATCATCTACGCATAAACCAGAAGACACACCAGTAAAAACTGATAGTCAAAAGCCAAAAGCCACATCTCAAAGCATAAAACATGTACCAGATAGTTCTGTGACACCGCAATCAAACAATCCACCAAAGGTTGAAACAAAAAGCACTGGTTCGCCAAAagcaaataaaagaaaatctaGAGAATTAAAGGATTTAAAAGGAACACCAACAGTTTCGGATGGAGCAAGTAAACCAAAAAGAAATCGAATTCAAACGCAACCTTATCAAAGTCCATTGCCAGAAATTGCATTGCTTgtcaaaaatttaaacaaaccTCCACCGTCGAAAGCTTCCGACGACAAACTTATAGTGTTCTATAA aaatgaatttttggCTGTGAGAAATGCAGAAGGAAGCTTCTATGTATGTCAAGCAAtgcaaaatatatacaaatcGAGCAGACGAATTCGTATACGTTGGCTTTCTCAAGACAAAAACAATGGAGAAATATATTCACCAGATTTTTATGATTTCATAG ATTTCGATTGTATATTAACAAATCTAAATTTGaacaaaattgataaaaacaAATTCCAGTTAACCAAAATAGAGCTTTTACGCACTGAGAATATTTTAAAGAGAGCGATTGATGTTGAAGCTGGCGTGTCTGAAAAACCTCGAGTGACAGAGGAACATCCTGATGGCC TTGACCTTTCACTTTACAAGGATGAATCACAgttaaaaaagagaaaaaattataatttgcacAAACAGAAGCAAAGTTTACGTAAGAAGTCGAAGCAAATTGAAAGTTCTTCCGAGGATGATACCCTTGACGAAGAATCAGGGAAAAAATCACCCAAGTCGAGTCGTTCAAAGAAACGAACGGTTAATAAAGCATTAGCAATAGCTAAATCCGTAGCAAAGGGATCTAGTAGAGCGGAAAGAGCATTAAACAGAAACACTAAGTCTGAAAGTGAAGGTGCTACTACTGATGCTACTAATACCACTACAACTACTGTTACTACTGTTGCTAATACCGTTGCATCGGTAGATTCAAATGCAACTAAAAATAATACCGATGttaaaaaaagtgaaaataaaaagatcaCGAAGCAGCAAAGTAACAACACCACGAGTGGAGTTTCAAGGACAAAGTTACGGG AACACATCACAGAGTAA